The following proteins are encoded in a genomic region of Thermoflexus hugenholtzii JAD2:
- a CDS encoding response regulator, translated as MRALILYIEDNFENRLLVRRILEAEGYQVVEAEDGPRGLELARSMHPDLILVDLHLPDIDGYELVRRFKQMPHLQGIPIVALTADVIRGTRERALATGCDGYIPKPIDVDALPEQIAAFLKNREAPHGR; from the coding sequence ATGAGGGCACTTATTTTATACATCGAGGACAATTTCGAAAACCGGCTGCTGGTTCGGCGGATCCTGGAGGCAGAGGGGTATCAGGTGGTGGAGGCGGAGGACGGGCCCAGAGGGCTGGAGCTGGCCCGCTCGATGCACCCCGATCTGATCCTGGTGGACCTCCATCTCCCCGACATCGACGGCTATGAACTGGTCCGTCGCTTCAAGCAGATGCCCCATTTGCAGGGGATCCCGATTGTGGCGCTCACGGCGGATGTCATCCGCGGCACCCGGGAGCGGGCCCTGGCGACCGGGTGCGATGGCTACATCCCCAAGCCCATCGATGTGGATGCGTTGCCGGAGCAAATCGCCGCGTTCCTGAAGAACCGGGAGGCCCCTCATGGGCGGTGA
- a CDS encoding GAF domain-containing protein: protein MVSLDWGSWPLRWKFLAGFVFVALVSVAGTLVIAERLLENAFQRRIMEEFQGVAQTQRAALEKDLWHQVENLSAGAEEETLISEAVAHSARYPDPLLRAYAVQQEELLWRFQPDSSLRRQILQGPAAAQLRALRDRLTGHLHLLLTDAHGILVAATEPPRAYRFDREPWWQAAWNQGRGAPYISTLQFDEDLQTTVVYLAVPIYRRDTHQAVGVLRSAYGASQIFGILSQFRIGRTGRALLLDRDGAILMDPLGLLHREQRVTALGLKPEDLARPEGALLTWDWLIAYSRVGPGIAHRLPALEERGWTLAVVQSEDEALAPVEWLGRQVLLWTVVLGLLAVGLAYVASASLTRPLRELTEAAQQMGAGRLNVRVPVTSRDELGVLAEAFNTMAVRLQDLYQNLERRVQERTHQLQTAAEMGRLIASTLDLNELLRTAVNLIRDRLGYYHASVFLIEESGRWAVLQESTGEVGRKLKERGHRLEVGGQSLIGWVTANGRPRVAQRTAEDPIHFKNELLPETRSEAALPLKIGDRIIGALDVQSTLEEAFDAGALSVLQILADQLAVAIENARLYQQAQAALEETQALYQAAWDLTAATTIEGAARALLAHLPIQGVDRYILALMEDPEAQGEKRVLQARLIWDRERGLFTEPRRYTAAELPIIARELTLEPIFVPDVATDPWLDETSRAFYLRHRVRSIAFFPLWAGDVFWGWLIAQGVQRPLELDGRTVRRLQALADTAAVVFQNRRLFELLEQRLREQAWLHEVAASLVEASGPVELLTRICRAFTLALGATSAYVNREFSDGQGFFVMSEFYAPEATPEERIPDVGVYYRYEDYPLYAQMRWTRQPVVLRRSELEAQGVPEAQLLARYGGRTVLLIPLVVGEQYYGHVEIWDSRRERWFSPDELRLATTMAVGAALALQRQELFEEATRRARLLQAAAEVSRITATILDPDQLMAEAVELIRDRFDYYYVGWFVPDAEGRWMVLAAGTGEPGRIMKEQGHRLEIGGQSMVGWAAAHRRARIALDVGAEPVRFANPLLPLTRSEIALPMLVRGELVGVLDIQSEQPAAFTEEDIQALQVMADQLATAWQNARLYAQAQAQAQELATLHRLAVEFSRSLNLAEILEAVCRAYVEVLGADHSGAALWEKGRDVGTVVAEYPAQGFIGIQIPVDNAFTRQAMETGQPQWALDVLQDERLEATGPLLAGLGIRSIAIIPLVARGQVIATVGLDYMRAHHAFTPEELRLAQTIAQQAAVALENALLYEEAQRQARRIQTAAEIARIVVSVLDVEELLQQAVDLIRQRFDYYYVGAFLVDPSGEWAVLRAGTGEAGRRMVAQGHRLRVGGESMIGQACARRQPVIAQDVSEAEARYVNPLLPDTRAEMALPLIVGDRVLGALTIQADRPYAFKEEDLVVLSTVSGAVAVALNNAMLYADLRLRSEIEAAVNEFTSQVLGRPTVVGRATTGLEALAHRIRRTPLVLWIGSSTTSTQQEGQHEPSYGEPGGDGSAERRPRV from the coding sequence ATGGTGTCCCTCGATTGGGGCTCGTGGCCGTTGCGCTGGAAATTCCTGGCCGGGTTCGTGTTTGTCGCGTTGGTCAGCGTAGCGGGGACGCTGGTAATCGCCGAGCGCCTGCTGGAAAACGCCTTCCAGCGCCGGATTATGGAGGAATTCCAGGGGGTGGCCCAGACCCAGCGGGCGGCTCTGGAGAAGGATCTGTGGCATCAGGTTGAGAATCTGAGCGCGGGCGCGGAGGAGGAGACGCTGATCTCCGAGGCCGTCGCCCACTCGGCCCGTTACCCCGATCCCCTCCTCCGCGCGTATGCTGTTCAGCAGGAGGAGCTCCTCTGGCGATTCCAGCCCGATTCCAGCCTGCGCCGACAGATCCTCCAGGGTCCGGCCGCCGCCCAGCTCCGCGCCCTCCGGGATCGTCTCACCGGCCACCTGCACCTGCTCCTCACCGACGCCCACGGGATCCTGGTCGCGGCCACGGAGCCTCCTCGCGCCTATCGCTTTGATCGGGAGCCATGGTGGCAAGCGGCCTGGAATCAGGGACGGGGCGCGCCGTATATCAGCACCCTCCAGTTCGACGAGGACCTCCAGACCACAGTGGTCTACCTGGCGGTTCCCATCTACCGCCGGGATACTCATCAGGCGGTCGGGGTGTTGCGCAGCGCCTATGGCGCCTCGCAGATCTTCGGGATCCTCAGCCAGTTCCGGATCGGACGCACCGGACGGGCGCTGTTGTTGGATCGGGATGGGGCGATCCTGATGGATCCCCTCGGGTTGTTGCATCGGGAGCAGCGGGTCACGGCTCTCGGGCTCAAGCCGGAGGATCTCGCCCGGCCGGAAGGCGCCCTGCTCACCTGGGACTGGCTCATCGCCTATAGCCGGGTGGGACCGGGGATCGCCCACCGGCTTCCTGCCCTGGAGGAGCGGGGCTGGACGCTGGCTGTGGTGCAAAGCGAGGATGAGGCCCTGGCGCCGGTGGAGTGGCTGGGACGCCAGGTCTTGCTCTGGACAGTGGTCCTGGGTCTTCTTGCGGTAGGCCTGGCTTATGTCGCCTCGGCTTCCCTCACCCGCCCCCTCCGGGAGCTGACGGAGGCCGCCCAGCAGATGGGGGCCGGCCGGCTGAACGTCCGGGTCCCGGTGACCTCCCGGGACGAGCTGGGGGTGCTGGCGGAGGCCTTCAACACGATGGCCGTTCGGCTCCAGGACCTCTATCAAAACCTGGAGCGCCGGGTGCAGGAGCGAACCCATCAGCTGCAGACGGCGGCGGAGATGGGCCGCCTCATTGCCTCCACCCTGGACTTGAACGAGCTGCTCCGGACGGCGGTGAACCTGATCCGGGACCGCCTGGGCTACTACCATGCCTCGGTGTTCCTGATCGAGGAGAGCGGCCGGTGGGCGGTCCTGCAAGAATCCACCGGCGAGGTCGGGCGAAAGCTGAAAGAGCGGGGCCACCGGCTGGAGGTGGGGGGGCAGAGCCTGATCGGCTGGGTGACGGCGAACGGGCGGCCCCGGGTGGCCCAGCGGACCGCGGAGGATCCGATTCATTTCAAGAACGAGCTGCTCCCGGAGACCCGATCCGAGGCCGCTCTTCCGCTGAAGATCGGGGATCGCATCATCGGGGCCCTGGATGTCCAGAGCACTCTGGAAGAAGCCTTCGACGCCGGGGCCCTCTCGGTGTTGCAGATCCTGGCGGACCAGCTGGCGGTGGCCATCGAGAACGCCCGGCTCTATCAGCAGGCCCAGGCGGCCCTGGAGGAGACCCAGGCCTTGTATCAGGCTGCCTGGGATCTAACGGCCGCGACGACCATCGAGGGGGCGGCCCGGGCCTTGCTGGCCCACCTCCCCATTCAGGGGGTGGACCGGTATATCCTGGCTCTGATGGAGGATCCGGAGGCCCAGGGAGAGAAGCGGGTCCTCCAGGCTCGGTTGATCTGGGATCGGGAACGGGGGCTTTTCACGGAGCCCCGACGCTATACGGCCGCCGAGCTGCCGATTATCGCCCGGGAGCTCACCCTGGAGCCCATCTTCGTCCCCGATGTGGCTACCGATCCATGGCTGGACGAGACCAGTCGTGCGTTCTACCTCCGGCATCGCGTGCGTTCCATCGCCTTCTTCCCCCTCTGGGCCGGCGATGTCTTCTGGGGCTGGCTGATCGCCCAGGGGGTCCAGCGTCCCCTGGAGCTCGACGGGCGGACGGTTCGCCGGTTGCAGGCCCTCGCCGACACGGCGGCGGTGGTGTTCCAGAACCGTCGTCTCTTCGAGCTGCTGGAGCAACGGCTGCGGGAGCAGGCCTGGCTCCACGAAGTCGCCGCCTCCCTTGTGGAGGCCTCCGGGCCGGTGGAGCTGCTGACCCGGATCTGCCGGGCCTTCACCCTCGCCCTGGGCGCAACCAGCGCGTATGTGAACCGCGAGTTCTCCGATGGACAGGGCTTCTTTGTCATGAGCGAGTTCTATGCTCCGGAGGCCACGCCGGAAGAGCGCATCCCGGATGTAGGCGTCTATTATCGTTATGAGGACTATCCGCTCTACGCCCAGATGCGCTGGACCCGGCAGCCGGTGGTCCTCCGGCGGAGCGAGCTGGAGGCGCAAGGTGTCCCGGAGGCACAGCTCCTGGCCCGATATGGTGGTCGGACGGTGTTGCTGATCCCCCTCGTGGTCGGCGAGCAGTATTACGGGCACGTGGAGATCTGGGACAGCCGGCGGGAGCGCTGGTTCTCTCCCGATGAGCTCCGGCTGGCTACCACGATGGCTGTCGGTGCGGCCCTGGCCCTTCAGCGCCAGGAGCTCTTCGAAGAAGCCACTCGCCGGGCCCGCCTGCTGCAGGCGGCGGCGGAGGTCAGCCGCATCACGGCCACCATCCTGGATCCAGACCAGCTGATGGCGGAGGCCGTTGAGCTCATCCGGGATCGCTTCGATTACTACTATGTGGGCTGGTTCGTCCCCGATGCGGAGGGCCGATGGATGGTGCTGGCCGCCGGCACCGGGGAGCCCGGCCGGATCATGAAAGAACAGGGCCACCGGCTGGAGATCGGCGGGCAATCGATGGTCGGCTGGGCGGCGGCCCACCGGCGGGCCCGCATCGCGCTGGATGTAGGCGCGGAGCCGGTGCGCTTCGCCAACCCCCTCCTCCCCCTCACCCGCTCGGAGATCGCCCTGCCGATGCTCGTGCGCGGGGAGCTGGTGGGGGTCCTGGACATCCAGTCTGAACAGCCGGCCGCCTTCACCGAAGAGGACATCCAGGCCCTCCAGGTGATGGCGGATCAGCTGGCCACCGCCTGGCAGAACGCCCGGCTCTACGCGCAGGCCCAAGCCCAGGCCCAGGAGCTGGCGACCCTCCACCGCCTGGCCGTGGAGTTCTCCCGCTCCCTGAACCTCGCGGAGATCCTGGAGGCTGTCTGCCGGGCCTATGTGGAGGTGCTGGGAGCGGATCACAGCGGCGCGGCGTTGTGGGAGAAAGGCCGGGATGTCGGGACGGTGGTGGCGGAGTATCCGGCCCAGGGCTTCATTGGGATCCAAATCCCGGTCGATAATGCCTTCACCCGGCAGGCGATGGAGACCGGGCAACCCCAGTGGGCGCTGGATGTTCTCCAGGACGAGCGGCTGGAGGCCACCGGGCCTCTGCTGGCCGGTCTGGGGATCCGTTCCATCGCCATCATCCCGCTGGTGGCCCGGGGCCAGGTGATCGCCACGGTGGGCCTGGATTATATGCGGGCCCACCATGCCTTCACGCCCGAGGAGCTGCGTCTGGCTCAGACCATCGCCCAGCAGGCCGCCGTCGCCCTGGAGAACGCCCTGTTGTATGAAGAGGCTCAGCGTCAGGCCCGCCGGATCCAGACCGCTGCGGAGATCGCCCGGATCGTCGTCAGCGTGCTGGATGTGGAGGAGCTGTTACAACAGGCGGTGGACCTCATCCGCCAGCGGTTCGATTACTACTACGTGGGAGCCTTCCTGGTGGATCCCAGTGGGGAGTGGGCCGTCCTGCGGGCGGGCACCGGGGAGGCCGGCCGGCGGATGGTCGCCCAGGGGCACCGCCTGCGCGTCGGCGGGGAGTCCATGATCGGCCAGGCCTGCGCCCGCCGGCAGCCGGTGATCGCCCAGGATGTGAGCGAGGCCGAGGCCCGTTATGTGAACCCTCTGCTCCCGGATACCCGGGCCGAGATGGCCCTGCCCCTGATCGTGGGCGATCGGGTGCTGGGCGCTCTCACCATTCAGGCCGATCGCCCTTACGCGTTTAAGGAGGAGGATCTAGTTGTTCTTTCCACGGTCAGCGGGGCAGTGGCGGTGGCCCTGAACAACGCGATGCTGTATGCTGATCTGCGGTTGCGCTCGGAGATCGAGGCGGCCGTCAATGAGTTCACATCCCAGG
- a CDS encoding response regulator yields MGGEQMQPPVDPKEATILVVEDNLQNFVLIARLLGYLGVRDIQWKASGWQVLEFAGQLPRIDLILLDIHLPYEDGYEVLRQIRADPRFRGTRVVAVSAEATEDNMRRAREAGFDGFIGKPIDPDAFPDQIRRILAGEGVWTLG; encoded by the coding sequence ATGGGCGGTGAGCAGATGCAGCCTCCGGTGGACCCGAAGGAGGCCACCATCCTGGTGGTCGAGGACAACCTCCAGAACTTTGTGCTGATCGCCCGCCTGCTGGGCTACCTGGGGGTGCGGGACATCCAATGGAAGGCTTCGGGCTGGCAGGTGCTGGAGTTCGCCGGGCAGCTGCCCCGCATCGATCTCATCTTGCTGGACATCCATCTGCCCTATGAGGACGGCTATGAGGTCCTCCGACAGATCCGGGCCGACCCCCGTTTCCGAGGGACCCGGGTGGTGGCGGTCTCGGCGGAGGCCACAGAGGACAACATGCGGCGGGCGCGGGAGGCGGGCTTCGATGGCTTCATCGGCAAGCCCATCGACCCCGATGCCTTCCCGGATCAGATCCGCCGCATCCTCGCCGGCGAGGGCGTGTGGACACTCGGTTGA